The segment GCGAACGTGAGCAGGCGTCGTGCCGGCTGCGCTTCACCTCCGACCTCGACGACTTCGCCGACCGGCAGCTGGTCGTCGAAGCGATCGTCGAAGACGAGGACGTCAAGATCGACGTCTTCCGGGCCCTGGACAAGGCGGTCGTCGACCCCGACGCCATTCTCGCGTCCAACACCTCGTCGATCCCGATCATGAAGCTCGGCATGGCCACCGAGAACGCCGGGCGGGTGATCGGCATGCACTTCTTCAACCCGGTTCCGGTGCTCCCGCTCGTCGAGCTGATCACCACCCTCGCGACGTCTGAAGACGTCTCCCGCCGCGCCGAGTCCTTTGCGTACGACGTCCTCGGGAAACAGGTCATCCGCTCTGCGGACCGCTCCGGCTTCGTCGTCAACGCCCTCCTCGTCCCGTACCTCCTGTCCGCGATGCGGATGGTCGAGAGCGGTTTCGCCACGGTCGACGACATCGACAAGGCGATGGTCCTCGGCTGCGCTCACCCGATGGGGCCTCTGAAGCTGACCGACCTCGTCGGCCTCGACACCGTCAAAGCGATCGCGGACAAGATGTACGAGGAGTTCAAGGAACCCCTGTACTCGCCGCCCCCGCTGCTCCTGCGCATGGTCGAGGCAGGCCGACTAGGCAAGAAGGCGGGCCGCGGGTTCTACCGGTACGACGCCGCACCCCGCTGACCGCCGCGTGCGCCCGAGACCCGTTCAATGGATCAAAAATGAAGGTTTTGCTAGCCGTGCGCTAAATTCCAGCAAACCATCAATTCTGTGCCAAATTCGGGAAAACACCAGTTGAATGGCATGTTTCATATCGTTGCGAAACAGAACGCTGGGGTGACATGGGACACTTTGCAAGCATCCCCGCTAGCATTTGTTAGCACTATCGCGCACACTGGTAGTGCAAGTTAAAGCAAGCAAGGAGTTGCAATGAGCACCGCCGAACGTACTTTCCCCACCCCGGTCTACGCCGTCGTCGGCGCGGGCGATGTTGCCGTCCAGGAAGTCAAGGACGCCTTCGCCGAGCTGAAGACCCGCGCACAGTCTTCGCGTGAGCGTACCCAGACCCGTCTGGACGAGACCCGCACCCGCCTGACCGAGACCCGCAGCCGCCTGACCGAGCTCCCCACCGAGTTCCCCAGCGTCGAAGAGCTCCGGGCCAAGCTGACCAGCGAAGAGCTCCGCAAGGTCGCCGAGCCGTACATCGAGGCCACCACCGGCCTGTACAACACGCTCGCCGAGCGCGGCGAGACCGCCGTCGAGCGCCTCCGCCAGACCCCCGTCGTCGAGGAGAACCTCGCCCGCGTGGAGAAGGCCT is part of the Gordonia phthalatica genome and harbors:
- a CDS encoding 3-hydroxybutyryl-CoA dehydrogenase encodes the protein MASDKISRVGIVGAGQMGAGIAEVCARADVDVLVHESSRDLVTAGRARILRSLDRGVSSGKLTEREREQASCRLRFTSDLDDFADRQLVVEAIVEDEDVKIDVFRALDKAVVDPDAILASNTSSIPIMKLGMATENAGRVIGMHFFNPVPVLPLVELITTLATSEDVSRRAESFAYDVLGKQVIRSADRSGFVVNALLVPYLLSAMRMVESGFATVDDIDKAMVLGCAHPMGPLKLTDLVGLDTVKAIADKMYEEFKEPLYSPPPLLLRMVEAGRLGKKAGRGFYRYDAAPR